The following proteins come from a genomic window of Dreissena polymorpha isolate Duluth1 chromosome 1, UMN_Dpol_1.0, whole genome shotgun sequence:
- the LOC127872672 gene encoding myosin regulatory light chain-like isoform X3: MNDTLREACTKVFAMVDVKERGSISRDELLLGLRLLNCNPVDSEISQRLHNSATELNFEGFLRFVSETIHLTSTKDQKSEIRQALALFDTSNTGTIDKRLFVSILAHLGEMRVDEKEALTWANTLDTHGDGQLRIAELEELFVNDEDVHTTLNGTQQWEIV; the protein is encoded by the exons ATGAACGATACATTACGGgaag CTTGTACAAAAGTGTTTGCAATGGTGGACGTGAAGGAGCGGGGAAGTATATCACGTGATGAGCTGTTGTTGGGACTGCGCTTGCTAAACTGTAATCCAGTCGACAGCGAGATATCTCAACGTCTTCATAACAGCGCCACAG AACTCAATTTCGAAGGCTTTCTGCGGTTTGTTTCGGAGACCATTCATTTGACGTCTACTAAGGACCAAAAAAGTGAGATTCGTCAGGCACTGGCGCTGTTTGATACCTCAAACACGG GTACAATAGACAAGAGATTATTCGTGTCCATACTCGCTCACCTGGGGGAGATGAGGGTGGACGAGAAAGAGGCGCTCACTTGGGCGAACACACTTGATACACACGGGGATGGGCAACTGAGAATTGCAG AACTTGAAGAACTGTTTGTCAATGACGAAGACGTTCATACCACACTAAACGGCACTCAACAATGGGAAATAGTGTAG
- the LOC127872672 gene encoding myosin regulatory light chain-like isoform X4: MQACTKVFAMVDVKERGSISRDELLLGLRLLNCNPVDSEISQRLHNSATELNFEGFLRFVSETIHLTSTKDQKSEIRQALALFDTSNTGTIDKRLFVSILAHLGEMRVDEKEALTWANTLDTHGDGQLRIAELEELFVNDEDVHTTLNGTQQWEIV, encoded by the exons ATGCAAG CTTGTACAAAAGTGTTTGCAATGGTGGACGTGAAGGAGCGGGGAAGTATATCACGTGATGAGCTGTTGTTGGGACTGCGCTTGCTAAACTGTAATCCAGTCGACAGCGAGATATCTCAACGTCTTCATAACAGCGCCACAG AACTCAATTTCGAAGGCTTTCTGCGGTTTGTTTCGGAGACCATTCATTTGACGTCTACTAAGGACCAAAAAAGTGAGATTCGTCAGGCACTGGCGCTGTTTGATACCTCAAACACGG GTACAATAGACAAGAGATTATTCGTGTCCATACTCGCTCACCTGGGGGAGATGAGGGTGGACGAGAAAGAGGCGCTCACTTGGGCGAACACACTTGATACACACGGGGATGGGCAACTGAGAATTGCAG AACTTGAAGAACTGTTTGTCAATGACGAAGACGTTCATACCACACTAAACGGCACTCAACAATGGGAAATAGTGTAG
- the LOC127872672 gene encoding myosin regulatory light chain-like isoform X1 — MLNVHKVYSNIWIKYFIQKVTKLVIIACTKVFAMVDVKERGSISRDELLLGLRLLNCNPVDSEISQRLHNSATELNFEGFLRFVSETIHLTSTKDQKSEIRQALALFDTSNTGTIDKRLFVSILAHLGEMRVDEKEALTWANTLDTHGDGQLRIAELEELFVNDEDVHTTLNGTQQWEIV; from the exons ATGCTTAACGTTCACaaagtttattcaaacatttggataaaatattttatccaAAAAGTTACCAAACTGGTGATTATAG CTTGTACAAAAGTGTTTGCAATGGTGGACGTGAAGGAGCGGGGAAGTATATCACGTGATGAGCTGTTGTTGGGACTGCGCTTGCTAAACTGTAATCCAGTCGACAGCGAGATATCTCAACGTCTTCATAACAGCGCCACAG AACTCAATTTCGAAGGCTTTCTGCGGTTTGTTTCGGAGACCATTCATTTGACGTCTACTAAGGACCAAAAAAGTGAGATTCGTCAGGCACTGGCGCTGTTTGATACCTCAAACACGG GTACAATAGACAAGAGATTATTCGTGTCCATACTCGCTCACCTGGGGGAGATGAGGGTGGACGAGAAAGAGGCGCTCACTTGGGCGAACACACTTGATACACACGGGGATGGGCAACTGAGAATTGCAG AACTTGAAGAACTGTTTGTCAATGACGAAGACGTTCATACCACACTAAACGGCACTCAACAATGGGAAATAGTGTAG
- the LOC127872672 gene encoding myosin regulatory light chain-like isoform X2, producing MDESLREACTKVFAMVDVKERGSISRDELLLGLRLLNCNPVDSEISQRLHNSATELNFEGFLRFVSETIHLTSTKDQKSEIRQALALFDTSNTGTIDKRLFVSILAHLGEMRVDEKEALTWANTLDTHGDGQLRIAELEELFVNDEDVHTTLNGTQQWEIV from the exons ATGGACGAGTCTTTACGAGAAG CTTGTACAAAAGTGTTTGCAATGGTGGACGTGAAGGAGCGGGGAAGTATATCACGTGATGAGCTGTTGTTGGGACTGCGCTTGCTAAACTGTAATCCAGTCGACAGCGAGATATCTCAACGTCTTCATAACAGCGCCACAG AACTCAATTTCGAAGGCTTTCTGCGGTTTGTTTCGGAGACCATTCATTTGACGTCTACTAAGGACCAAAAAAGTGAGATTCGTCAGGCACTGGCGCTGTTTGATACCTCAAACACGG GTACAATAGACAAGAGATTATTCGTGTCCATACTCGCTCACCTGGGGGAGATGAGGGTGGACGAGAAAGAGGCGCTCACTTGGGCGAACACACTTGATACACACGGGGATGGGCAACTGAGAATTGCAG AACTTGAAGAACTGTTTGTCAATGACGAAGACGTTCATACCACACTAAACGGCACTCAACAATGGGAAATAGTGTAG